The genomic window TATCTAGCCATACctcaatacaaaatacaatctTAAGACAGACTTAGAAGgtcaggttttttccccatatcATGTCTTTAAGAGGGACCTTTAGCAAATGCTTAAGGAAGGATCTtgagaaacaagaagaaattgGTGTAAACCTTCCCCTTGCATATCCTTTCCACTTCTGAAAGTGAATAGCTTAGGGAGTTCCAGAGCCCAAGACTGTATCTGGGTCATTGTTTCTGATAGCTGTCTGTGCACATATCCTCCATGAATTTGTCTAAGCCTTTTTTGAACTCATTTATGTTTTTGGCTTCCATAGCATCCTGTGGCAATGACTTCCACAATTTAATTATGTGCTTTGTGAAAGAGtacttccttttgtttgttttaaatctgcTGCCTGATAATTTCATTGGGTGCCTGCTTGTTAcgagaaataataaataacaatttactgtttgcttttccacatttttcttgatttttataaaCCTCTACCGTAGTCATCTTAAGTTGGAAAACTTATGACTGTATCTGGAGAGTTAAGAGCCGTAGTCTAGTTAGTCTCTGTATGGAGACTGTTCTGTAATTTGGATAATCCTTTCTCACCCTGTGGTGAATTTGTCCTGGTGTTCCCATGTCTTCATGAGGTGAGATGACCAAACCAGTATGTATTACTTAAGATGTGGATGCACTGAGGTCTAGTAATATTCTATATTAGTAGAAACTCTTTTGTGTAGCTGTCTTCTATTACTGCAGCAgctgcatgtttttttttaacttgtacTCCGAAGATCAGCAGAGGCCTAAAAGCTACTCCGTGTACTCGGTATAAAGCAGTGTTATAGGTCAGaagcatgttttcttctggTAATGAAGGCTTTTTGCTTATATGCTTTCAATTTGTGCTCAGGGGTTGAAAAGCCAATCTGGTATTCATGTGTCTTCTGATCTGAGTGGCACAAAACTAGAACAGCCACAACTTACACTTGTGAGTTATGGTAGCTGTAGTAGCTCTGAGGCATTATTCTGCTGAAGGGCATTGTGCTTTGTGTCTTCATAAGGTGTGTGCACTGAGACTTCAGCTGGTGTGATCTCATTTATTCAACTAGGGAACCTTCATGGCAACATTTCACTAGTAGGAGGAGGAATCATGTCTGCATGTTGATTCAGATCCATGTTTTTATTCTGAGTGGGTTCATTACTATGTTAGTTCGGATCACAAGTGCACTCATGGAATAAATTTCTTGATTGTGTCTGCTTACCATGCTTTGGTTTGTGTCTCAGAGATGGCAAACTGTCTTTCTTTCAGATGAAACTATACTGAAAAGATGTGCTCAGGGAGCATACCTAATGGGCTCCAGCTGTTGCTGGGAACATACCGTCCATGGGACAAAACAGGAGCTAGGCTAGTATGAACTCCCCTGAATTGCTGTTGAATCCTCAGCACTGTTTTGCTCTACAGATACGCTCCTCTTGCACTGTGCTATTTGCCAATGTAGGCATAGGCAACGTAGATCTCTGTAGgagtttcaaaacatttttaaacagtattaAACTTACCACAAACTTATTTATACATGAGTCCTTTGCCATATGTTGTAGAGCATGTCACAGTTGTCACCACAGATCTTCACAGTGTGAAAATATTAACTGAAGTTCATGTATTGAGAGGAAGTTATCTAAGGTTGCATAAAGACGTATGTAGCAGAGGTACAAGTATGATTTGGATTGATTAAGCCTTAGTCTAATGCCTGTGTCAAAACCATCCTTTTCCAAGAATagattaaaaagaaggaaaatactaaCAGCCTTAATTCAAATAAGCATCAGGCTTTGTAGCTGGAGAGTCCTTTCATAACTAGTACTTTGTGATATTTTTGCTGTGACATTTGATTGGCAAAACACACTGCTGCAGACATTCCAGAACAATACTGGGACACGTTACCGATTGTTTTGTCTCTCTGCAATTGAAGtcaacacttcttttttttctgttcaggttttttttttccatacctATTGGCGGTGACCTCCGAGATACTCAACATTCAGTCGtcttggattaaaaaaagagaaatcaatattcttctgtctttttgtaATCAGGCATATGCTGCAATCCCTGCCTGTTACTTGAGGGACTTACTGTACATGTACGTATTCCCAGGCAGCATTAAACCTGATGCAGACTGAAAATACTGTCTCCACACAGTAGGCCAAACAGTTCCAGAAGCATACTGGAATTATTGCCTATTCACAGCATATTCATTCTGTGCAGGCACAGTAACGTTATCAGATGACGGAAAAGGTACCAGGTAGGAGCAGTTTCTTAGTATTTCCAGAGAAATTAACCTGGCCTGTATTCTTGCTCTTGGAAACACAGTGGGCTAGATCAGCTGTTCTGTGGGCTTTGTGTGTCCCTTAAGCCCCAAGTAGAGCTTTCATGTCTTGTCTTGCTATGCTGGCATGACAGAGAGAGAACTTCTGAACAGAGTCCTATGCCTAGGAACAGgtagaagaaaataatggtTTGTGCTTGTGGATCTTGTGTGGGCTGCCTATGAGGTTGAGGTTAAATACGTTCTTTCTTGGGTTGAGTATTACTTCTGCAGTTTGGGCTGCATGACATTTCTTCTGCAACTTGAACCAGCAAAGAGGTGTACTAAAAAGACACTTATCAAGAAAGCATTACATTACTTCTTtaacagaagtgaaaataattgcATTATTAACAAATTAGATATCAGGCCATCCTGCCTTTGActtgaaagaataattttatgaCATTGCATTTTACTTCCATTTATATCTGTACAAGTGAGAAGCTTAAAGCTGTGAATCAATCAATGCaatctttaagaaaatgtttatttttatctccTAGGCTACTCGACATGCAGAAATGGTGGCAATTGATCAGGTCCTTGACTGGTGCAAGCAACACAACAGAGATTATACAGAAGTGTTTCCACAGTCAGTATTGTATGTAACTGTAGAGCCTTGTATCATGTGTGCAGCAGCCATCCGCTTGATGAGTATCCTTTCATGCTTATTCATGCTGGGAAAACAGATGTCAAAATGTTACTCTTTCGATGATGAGCCCACAGAGAAGGGCTTGACACTGTCAGGCAAAGCCAACAGGGGTACCATCTTACGGTTTGAGAGTCTGCACCCACCTCCATTTACTGCATGGTAAATAGTGAGAGACTcaagaatgaaagagaaatggtGCAATTATGATAAACAACAATTTCTCTCAGGgatgtaaaaatacattttagagaTATCTGTTATTATGTAAAATAAGCTAATCTCAGTTCAGTTTTGAATGTTGGAACAATCAGTAAACCATGGCTTTGTATGACTCTGCTTTGGGATTcatgcttctccttttctgagGAAGGCTGGGTGTGCATCTTCAGCAATACATCTTAAATTACTCAGAATTAAGTCCTGATTTCATGAGGGAGGAATTGTAGTGCAAACTGATTTAGTTTGAAAAGTACAAGCACATTTTAGTGAAGTCTAATAACTCCTTAAATCAGGCTACTTTActtcctgcttgcttttcacTTAATACCTTAACTCATACACATAAATTCCACGGGTCGTATATGGCTGTCAAAATGAGCGATTTGGAGGCTGTGGCTCCGTTTTGAGCATCTCATCTGATGATATGGTAGACACAGGAGAACCATTTGAAGTaagctataaaatattttcctttgtttttcagctaGGGTACTGTGCCGAGCTTCGTTACCATGCTTTGAGAATGTTATGCATCAGTGTAAGAGAACTCAGATAAAAGATGATCAGAAGTCAAGTAAACTTGACTTtacaagaaaataatgtaaaaaagtTAAGTccttaaattaaagaaaattgagaaaaagCCTGATGAcagtcttaaaatattttaaaaggatgcatcaaagaggaaagcaaaggattaTACTTGTGAAACAAGGTAAGGAATGAATATATCTAAAAAATGTGTAATACCTAGAACAGTAAGTGTATGCTGCAGGAAAAGAtgagggaaaaattattttgaactgCAGAATGTACAAACACATAATCAATAAAGATCAAGTAACAGCAACTTACTAAGCTACTGGTTTTTAGCTGAGCCACTGGAAATGATTGTATATTTGCTCCCAGTCTATCCATATATGAGGTAAAATGCATTAGTTTAGATCTACTACATATAGTTCAAATCCCAAAATAAATACGGACTGCAAAAGTAGCAGAGGAGACTTAGTTTAGATATTGGGAAACCTTCTGAACAGTAAGGATACTGAAGGACTGGAACAGAGTGTTTGGGGAGAATGAGGCATATTTGTCATTTAAGAAAGGCTGGACAAGCGTTCAGTGGAGGTTTAGTATACATAAATCTAGACATTTTACAGCATTATAGTAGTATACCTATATacctatatatacatatagataGAGAGTATTTATAGCATTATATTTATTACATTATATGCAGTTATAGATGCTCCTGCCTTATACAAGGATACTCATTAGGGTTCTTAGAGTTCTTTTCCACACTTAACATTTATGATTTAATGAAtgtaaaaaataagtaatataTTTCAGCATTGtaaataagcaatttttttctagcGTGGGTGGAGATTCATTTAGTGTTAGTGACATTTAAATGCTTTGTCATTAATGTTCATGgcctggaaaaatattttggaaggaTCAAAAAGGTCTGACATATGCCTGTTAGGAATAAAGAATAGGTGTGTGGACATACATTGTCTTGTAGGAGTCTTATCTACAAATACGTAGGTGTATGTCTCTTAAATTTCCAAGTGCTTGAAGAGTATATGAAGTAAGTTGAAAACACattaataagaaagaaattggAGATTGCATAAAAATTTTACGTAAGTTACTAGAAAAGTTTGTTTTGCCTAACTTCAGGTTATTAGAGAAATTACTTACTCTACTAAGTCTcaacacagtatttttcaaatgtatgaGGTATTCAGCCtgaaaaggagatttttctgACCCCCAAATAGTTAAAGGTACATGTTAAGTTAGTGGAATAGACAGTACAGTTGTTTACAGTTATTCTGTACTTAAGGCATTATTATGAAGCATAGAACATGTTATACTCAGATGCGCTCATGAACATTATTCTAATTTGAACAGTGCATTTCTGGCTATCGTGCCAAAGAAGCAGTGGAAATGTTAAAAGCTTTCTACAGACAAGAAAATCCCAATGGTAGGTTTCACATTAACGGATCCATTTTGATCCCAACCTAGTTTAAAAGAATGCTGGCACTGGTATTACTGTAATTCACTTCTGAtggtttttctccctttctgtttcttcttggcAGCACCAAAATCAAAAGTACGGAAAAAGGACCATCGTAATTAGCCCTACGCTAATGGGAGACAGAAACTTACCAAAAAATGATGCATGAAGGTTTCTTCAGCgtccttcttttttcaaatgtacAGTCCAATTACACTATGTCTAATGTTCTGTACAGAGTTTTTACTAATACGATACTTGCTACCTGTTCCTGCGTTTCTATGTATGTGACTTCTTGTTATCATACATGACCAAGCAGAAGAATAAGTGGCTGTttttagaaagaggaaaatttaTGGTTCAAGTTCACTTGTTTACAGCCAGATGGATCCATTAAAATGATGCCATTCTGTACAGCACATTCtagaataatttctttcctcctgtctATGAAGAAGCATCTTGCTTTTCAATAGTATATGTTTGCTTAGGCAAATCCAAGTAGATCTCTTGGAAGGTTACATTTGTAAGACCTTCACAGTCCTTGTGTGTAAATTTAATCAAAAGGCATATAAGGAATTGTACAGTCCTTGAAGGTTTGAGATAAGACCATTGTAACGGTTCTTCATTGTTCTTTACACCCCTTCTAGCATAAGCCAAATTTTCAAACGTAACTTCTGAAAGTCACATACATATTTAGACAGGTATATATGCAGAATCACATGTCTCAGTTTGTGTATGCTATTGCTAATAAGCATAAGCAAGCATCATTTGGCTGCACAGCATCTTCATATAAAGTTGTGGAGAAACTCTCCACAGCTGTTTTTAGACTGTCCACTCCTCTTGTGAATATTAGCATAAGAAATGCTTTATTGTTAGGAATCTGCTAAGAAGTTGAAGTTGTTCTCAGCTACTGAATTATAGTAATTGAGATGGGCAGATACATGtgaaaacaaggaaatgaaattggtaatagtaggaaaaaaaaatacctttgagATGGTTATCTTTTCATAGCGTTGGTTGGCTTTGTCATTTCCATGCACTTTGCTTGCCCATGCAGTAATTTATAATCCAGAAGAGGGCCTTACAGTTCCACTAATGAATTAAGAATACAAGTACAGTTCAATCTTGATTATATACCTCTTAGTGGATACTTATCTCAAGCATGAAACTGTTTGTAGTTTATTTGGCTGATACTCAGAAATCTGAGAAATGccttaacttctttttaatgtaaaaaagtGATTAGAATTCTATGACTATAAAAACTGAATACAATTAAACCttttagatattttaaataaatacttccaaaagtgtttttttaaaagagcattaAAAGCTTTACTTTGTCACCATTGCTCCTAATAGCTTAGAATTTGTATTTCGTATATTTACTTATTGTTTACAATGTGACGTGGGAAAGAAGCCTTTTTACCATAATAGCTGTTTTCAGACTTTAGAAATAGTATTCCTTTAAGTCAGGCCCTTTAACTGATGCCTGTGACCTGTCCTATTCTCCTGACTGTTACAGCACTCTTTGAGTCTACTCCTTTCTATAAGCAAAAGAAGTTATGACTGTGTTTATAGATACCACCAGCTTCGGAGCTGCGAGGGCTCATGAGCCAGACAGCTAAGCTGGAAAAGCTATTTAGCAAAAGACTATTTTTAATGACTGTGATGGCTTTATTGGAAAGAAATGGTCACACCTGTGGTTATGGTATTTGGCTGGTAATATAAGGTAGCTATTTATCTATACAGATAACATACATTCAGTTCTCAACTGGACCATAATTTTCTTATACCTTGAAGAAGTCACTGAAGttcaaattaaagaaagacGTTAGACTTTGGCTTGTCACTGACAACAGTGACAGTAGGAATTGGAGCCTACATATTGTTTTGGACCAGGACCTAAATCTCTTAGCACCTGTTCTTCTGCAGAGTGGCTAacaatgttttccttctccactgCCTTCTTTCAAAGAAGAATGTTGTTAGCATTTGGATAGTGTGACAGTAGGAGCCATGTAAGTAAGTAGAAAGATTACTTGTAGTAGGACAAAGCGTGCTTTAAAAGCAGTGTCCAATTCTGCAGTCCTTAGAAGtggaacagaaatattttttaacagcagGCAGTGGTAACCTGTCActtagaaaacagtttaagtCCTGCTCAAAGCCAAAGGAGACTGAAGAaggtgacaaaaaaaaaatttctcttaaGAATGATCAAGGGTAATAATGTGCATCTTAGAAAAGGGACATGAAAGGAACAGCATAGCAAGCTAGAAACTATTGTATTACAGAAAGGTTATAAAAGGTGCTTCTGTTTACTGTATAGTGTAATGTGTGAGCAAAAAAAGCCAGTCTAGTATTAAGGGGCACATTTGGAAGTGTGTTTTTGTGAGTAAAATAATTAGCTTGGGGAAGAAACTGCTACAAGAttacactgaaagcaaaaatgtaGCCCATTCTCCTTAAAATCCTATTACTTATGGGAGTAGGAACAAACGCAGATACAGAGGTATTTttatacaaggaagaaattaacTCTTGTTCGAAGACAAGCTGCTCATCAGGGCCATGGCACGACATCTTGACAACTGGCATGTGTGCagctgtctcctcctctctccccccaggCAGTGCCCCCTGCCCCTGCAAATGGCCAGGCTCCCACCAAGGtagcagcagctctggcagcaggaacCCACAGAGGCTGGTCCTGTTGGCCTCCACTTGCCACTGCCCTCAAAGGTGTGCCTGGGGTAGTTGTCCCCGTCTGACGTGCTACAGCTCTTCCTAACCATGAGTTTGGAGTTTGTCAGTGCTGTTTAGAGTCGGATTCACAAACCTGAGTGGTCCGCAAGAAATTATGGAGATCCTGGGCAGAAGGCTCTGGGTTCAGGCTCAGAGAAACATCTCCATGGCTAAGCTCAACACAGGGGCTAGAAGAAGGCAGGAGACAGCCCCATGACAGTTATAACCCTATGAGCTGACCAGTTTCAGTGCTCCAGATCAGAAAATGAACTTAATGAGAAGGACAACTGGAGAATACAGAAAGAAGAATATCAGAAAAAGAATTGAACCGTTCTTGGAGGAGGCAGTTGCTCATGACTGTGGAAACATAGGCTTGGTTTGTAACTGTTGCTACCAAATAAAATCCTGCAGCAAACCATGCCAGAGGCACCTGGGAATCAAGAGCTGATGGGTTGCACAGCCTGGAAGAAGTGCTGCTGTCTGCTTGCTGGGGACCTAGGTCTCAGGCTTTGGCTCTAGCCCTAAAAGCATGTTGAGAGCAACAACTTTAATTGTTGCTGCCACCTGGAAAACTCGGAGCAGTGGCTTATAAATGATGCTATTAATTTTCACGGtgcttttacttatttttatctATTTGTGTCTATATTGCCACATAGCAGGCCTCAAGAGCAGCAGTAAATGTATTCAGCTGGTTTATTTAAAGAAGTTTAAGTGCTTCACATCACCATTTTTCCCTTGCTGCTTGATGAATAAATATGTAGGCTTCAGTGTAACATTTACTTTGGACTGCATTTTTGCCAGTTCATCACAGGCAAACATGATTTTATTTCAGCCTTTAGTTTGCTTGTCAATAGTCTGACATCAAAATATATTGAACCAGCTAGGAGGGCaaggaagcaaaaaaacaaGGCTTTGTCCCTGCTAAACCAATTACAATTGACAATCCAAGGCTATAATAAATATGTCTTGTGACTTGCACAGTAGAGGAGAGCCTGAATTTAAATTATAGCTTTGGGTTTTGAAATGCTCACTGATCCATTCCATTCCCATTAAGAGCGCCTTCCGCTCTGCGAAATTAAGTGATATATTTACAtgacagtttattttaattaatttatttttcaatatgtACATTTATTGAGTTTCTCCATTAAGCTTTTGAAACGTTTGTAGGTCCTATGCATTAGTGTAAATGTGCCATGGCCCATAATTACCTTTGGCAGGCTTAGGGCACCGATaaaaagattatattttttaaaaactaaagtCTTCAGACTTCCCTAGTGCTTGGCAGgaaatctgtgttttatttgGAGCAAGGCTGGGGAGCCTGCAGCCAACAACTCCAGTATAGGCAGTAACTGttacattttagaagaaaatacgTTTGACACTAAatgagagaaggggagaggaagacAATTAGTGCAAGAGCACTAGAAGCagctgtttatttgttttgcctTGTGGCTGCCGGTATATGCACTTATCATTAAAGTACATCTAGAAACGGGGTATTTTCTATGAAATTACTTTGCAAAACATggatctttttgtcttttttaaggGGCTGTCCCAAAGTgaatttatcttcctttttcacAATAGCTCTCCACTAGCCAAGAATGCTGGATTCTCcccttgcctcctcctccctcctttctaAAAATGAACTTTTCAGGGAAATAAGGCATTCAGAGAAGTTTGAAGGAGAGCAGATGGCCAGCAGTGATCCAATAGGATGTAAAACTTCAGTTAGGTAGTCACTTGGCAGGCAAGTAAAGTGAGCCCATGATGTTTCCATAGTGATGTTTTCACATGGTGCCTTccttttgtctttaaaaaaataaaaccctaagtgagtaataaaaaaaaagggggggtggtGTGTAAAATATAATGGAGGGCTCTGTAGACCTGAACATTTCGTGTGGTATAATTAACTCTACCCTTCCCAGGGGCAGTGACTAGGGCTCGTTGCTGCTTTCTGGCTGAAGAGTGATGCACTGACTTCAGCTACAGTCACACTCACCAGCCTCAGCTACGGTGGCACTTGTGGGGGCCACCCGTGTTGCTGGATAAAGCAGGGACAGCTTCTGAAATTAAGACGTGACTGAGATTGTAGGGCTCTTGGAGGGGAAATTGCCTGGCCACTGATTTTGGTGGTGTCAGGATTTCACAGTTTCATACGGTGGAAGGTTCTTCGTGGCACTTCTTGAACCTTTGGAGCTTTCTCCGTGTGCAAGGAGGCAGTGTAATGAAAATTGACGCTCCCCGTGACTTTGATTCCTACTTTCTCTTTCGAAGTCTGAGAGGT from Gavia stellata isolate bGavSte3 chromosome 2, bGavSte3.hap2, whole genome shotgun sequence includes these protein-coding regions:
- the ADAT2 gene encoding tRNA-specific adenosine deaminase 2: MEEEAVAWMDQALDVAKEALENGEVPVGCLLVYNGEVIGRGRNEVNETKNATRHAEMVAIDQVLDWCKQHNRDYTEVFPQSVLYVTVEPCIMCAAAIRLMKIPRVVYGCQNERFGGCGSVLSISSDDMVDTGEPFECISGYRAKEAVEMLKAFYRQENPNAPKSKVRKKDHRN